Proteins found in one Malassezia vespertilionis chromosome 5, complete sequence genomic segment:
- a CDS encoding uncharacterized protein (EggNog:ENOG503P3VM; COG:U; BUSCO:EOG09265822) encodes MSSLWIINKAGGLVFQSEHFQYPHKANEETELSSNDYLVLAGTLHGIHAISARITPTPGKVCAGLEVLEADNLLIHVKMTETGTKFVMLTDRTHANPGKTLEDSYGLYVDYVMKDPFYIAEMPIRVEAFERKVADLLT; translated from the exons ATGTCATCGCTGTGGATTATCAACAAGGCGGGTGGCCTGGTATTCCAGTCGGAGCACTTCCAATACCCACATAAGGCGAACGAAGAAACGGAGCTGTCTTCAAATGATTATCTAGTGCTGGCTGGGACTTTACACGGAATTCACGCAATTTCTGCGCGCATCACTCCGACACCGGGAAAGGTGTGTGCAGGGCTGGAAGTGCTGGAGGCGGATAACCTGCTTATCCATGTGAAGATGACCGAGACGG GGACAAAGTTTGTGATGCTCACAGATCGGACGCATGCAAACCCTGGCAAAACTCTGGAGGATTCGTACGGCTTGTACGTGGACTACGTTATGAAAGATCCTTTCTACATTGCCGAGATGCCGATCCGGGTCGAGGCGTTTGAGCGAAAAGTTGCAGACTTG